In Calothrix sp. PCC 7507, one DNA window encodes the following:
- the surE gene encoding 5'/3'-nucleotidase SurE: protein MVTTNTIRFSQFNASLNRNNEGQLVTDLSTPNNAQAKAVAEIIQRNNPDVLLINEFDYVAGNPLEAVQLLQQNYLGVSQNGATPVNYAYVYIAPSNTGIASGFDLNNDGTTVTTPGAAGYGDDAFGFGNFSGQYGLLLLSKYPIDTDNVRTFQNFLWKDMPDSLLSTIATPGSTTPWYSPEEQAVLRLSSKSHWDVPIKVNGETIHVLVSHPTPPTFDGTEDRNGKRNHDEIRFWSDYITPGKGSYIYDDQGKTGGITAGSSFVIMGDQNADPLDGDSFDNAIRQLVQNPGINTNVIPTSLGGSQQAVLQGGANVNQKGNSAFDTADFADTAPGNLRTDYVLPSVDLQISQSAVYWPVNTDPNFAAVGTFNASLPGSFPSSDHRLVYADVQVGATEAGKTIPVPNPNDFPTTPNIRLQGQTILPTGFIPTGAAGTVNGTATALGGLSGVTYDAAKKQFYAISDDRSQNAPARFYTFITDAAGVTFTSVTPIKDANGNFFAINSLDPEGIALTNKSTVFISSEGEANPGVGRVTNPFIKEFSLTTGQEVRSLSVPKKFLPVVVDTNGNGIVDAGDTQTSGVRNNLAFESLTISPDQKTLFTATENALFQDGPIATATTGSRSRILQYNLLSGQPEKEYLYITDTTVPPNPVTGASDHGLVDLLAIDNRGTLLALERSFSAGVGNTIKIYEVTLQGATDISVYDSLSSLSATQLAAIAPAQKRLLLNLNDLKLPTDTNHPITGLDNIEGITFGPKLADGRQSIVLVSDNNFGATQFTQILTLSADVIPTATPTVETRPDLFDDPTLPTSQRADADDPAIYVNADNSADSLVFTSVKNAGLRVYDLAGNLLQEVNPGGIRYNNIDLQYGFQLGGEAIDIAVASDRGNDKLAIFKINPNGNANGKYLEDITDSSIGTLFQNLPFTSPYSSSARSSYGLTLYRSPKTNDYYVFTSRRQTGDVAQFKLIDTGNGKIGAERVREFTIPTIEGRDPQTEGMVVDQETGYLYIGQENVGIWKFQAEPNGGQTGKLIDKVKALGGEHLTDDVEGLTIYYGKDGTGYLLASSQGDNTFVAYTREGTNQYLGNFGVGNSGSIDSVQESDGADVINVPLGPNFPFGLFVTQDGNNDPAKLVDGANINSNFKFVPWENIANTFPTALNIDTTSYDPRNPVNRTNLTTYEFQNLPKLGTTSKGQDILLGGFSGLYFQGIAPNGNLKFVTNTDRGPNGEPTGVNRPFYLPNFQPEIVSFELNKSTGEITITKRTGLYRQDGKTPLTGLPNLQAGAGGLAYTDEVAVDLDNKPLPNDPLGADLEGIVVAENGDYWLVDEYRPAIYHFDVNGKLLDRFIPKGTATAPNPDQPAGTFGTEVLPEVYASRRNNRGFEAVALEGNKLYAFIQSPIDNPDNTGDTTSRASRNLRILEFDIITKQVTGEYLYLLDDITAAGNAKTDKLGDAVSLGNGKFAVVERDDLGTTASNKLIYQIDLAQATNINNPANFTLPAGKTIEQLSPAELTAANITPVTKSLIANAAQFGYTGVEKLEGLALVAPNTLALLNDNDFNVTGNTPTEKLGLLELPYNLTDEPKPKTSLNILLVNDDGYQAKGINILYDKLVAAGYNVTLIAPKTQQSGQGTSINADKISQPLEIVNYQPNKWYVDGTPVVVATAALDYILKNNQPDLVISGINEGENLGLEGIISGTLSAAVSALNQGIPSIAVSAGINLAESSSKYPSTDKAYDVGANYIVDLISQLKAKQGSNSSLLPKGIGLNVNIPVGQEITGVSFTQFDAATSFDLQFGQLPPNFGTGQGLLFTQKTLPAGTTPNPVSEGEQFLTGHITVTPFDGDWGTPQDQRQAINSRLNTLKTPGLTDPIKSATKSLTILLVNDDGYQAKGIDVIYNALTAAGHNVILVAPKNQQSGKGTAINTDKIFQNIEVSEFDPGKNKWYVDGTPVVTTWAGLDYILPNKENISKPDLVISGINEGENIGLDGISSGTLSAAVAALQSGIPSIAVSAGIDLAELQKGDKSSTEKAYEIGARLVVDAINQLLATQGNNAALLPQGVGLNINIPAYNPANPKLSTLGGVAITKFDQGNSLDIKVAEIKPGVPGLTISGTPVITGDTESEGGQFVARNITITPIDGDWSAIAASRQQVANQAGAIPVNAIASGDTTQDSTVLWARSIFPGAVKFEYSTDANFSVIAGTKNAIVTNINAPVKVAVEGLQAGTDYYYRVTDAAGATSIGRFSTAAAPGTQAGLTFGVSGDWRGELAPYPAISNADERNLKFFVEFGDTIYADYASPAVKNPDGTEKDQVTTLDEYRAKHAEVYSQRYGQNTWGDLRAATSILATIDDHEVVNDFEGGEDLAKASAADKALYGATSGLVNDSPLYENGLQAFQEYNPIRNDFYSQTGDARTDGERKLYRYNTYGGDAATFVLDARSFRDAELPGVVNTNDLAQVGDFLAKSFNPARTLLGRSQVEDLKRDLLQSEKDGQTWKFIMIPEPIQNLGVVGASDRFEGYAAERTEILKFIDDNKISNVVFVSADIHGTLVNNLTYQLAPGQAQIATSAFEITTGSVAFDAPFGQTVAELASAIGLLTPAQQQFYNALPIANDTDSIVNDKDDFIKQIVNSGLNPLGYDPVGLNDNLAQANGLINAKLLQGDYIASHTYGWTEFNIDQQTQKLTVTTYGVDAYTREELAANPNVIANRQPQIVSQFEVNPTLKTTPIPEISTTLDLRNVKQPLTAEFVVNREAAYDNFVGFYQVVDKNGGIDTNGDGKADLLPGQAGYVQAAVRGRIPGIDLVVNNLNTATYTGIFKPGSIFAPFLIVDNKPDAILDTNPNNDPSVYFPFLGANSDKSEHVRLLENNFLGFEDLPYGGDKDFNDITVKISLSFT, encoded by the coding sequence ATGGTAACTACCAATACAATTCGCTTTTCCCAGTTCAATGCTTCTTTGAACCGTAATAATGAAGGTCAATTAGTAACTGATTTATCTACTCCTAATAATGCTCAAGCGAAAGCTGTAGCAGAAATTATCCAGCGTAACAATCCCGATGTTCTGCTGATTAACGAATTCGATTATGTTGCGGGTAATCCCCTTGAAGCAGTCCAACTATTACAGCAAAATTACCTGGGAGTTAGTCAAAATGGTGCTACTCCCGTTAATTATGCCTACGTTTATATTGCTCCCAGTAATACAGGAATTGCTTCTGGGTTTGACTTGAACAATGACGGTACGACAGTCACAACCCCAGGTGCTGCAGGATACGGTGATGATGCTTTTGGATTCGGGAACTTTTCTGGTCAATATGGGTTGTTGTTACTTTCCAAATATCCCATCGACACCGATAATGTCCGCACCTTCCAGAACTTCTTGTGGAAGGATATGCCAGATTCTCTATTATCTACCATCGCTACACCTGGTTCCACGACTCCTTGGTACTCGCCAGAAGAACAAGCCGTTCTCCGTCTTTCTTCCAAGAGTCACTGGGATGTACCCATCAAAGTGAATGGGGAGACAATACATGTTTTAGTTAGCCATCCCACACCACCCACCTTTGACGGCACCGAAGACCGTAACGGTAAGCGCAACCACGACGAGATTCGCTTTTGGTCAGACTATATTACCCCTGGTAAAGGTAGCTACATTTATGATGACCAGGGTAAAACTGGCGGAATTACTGCTGGTTCTAGCTTTGTGATTATGGGTGATCAAAATGCTGACCCCTTAGATGGTGACAGTTTTGACAATGCAATTCGCCAACTGGTACAAAATCCTGGCATCAATACTAATGTCATCCCCACCAGTTTGGGTGGTTCTCAACAAGCAGTTTTACAAGGTGGTGCTAACGTCAACCAAAAGGGTAACTCAGCTTTTGACACCGCAGACTTTGCTGATACAGCACCAGGTAACTTGCGGACTGACTATGTGTTACCTTCGGTTGACTTGCAAATTAGTCAATCAGCAGTCTATTGGCCTGTAAATACTGACCCCAACTTTGCTGCAGTCGGTACTTTTAACGCCAGTCTTCCTGGTAGTTTCCCCAGTTCTGACCATCGCTTGGTCTATGCAGATGTGCAGGTAGGTGCAACGGAAGCCGGGAAAACCATTCCTGTGCCTAATCCTAATGACTTTCCTACCACTCCTAATATCCGACTCCAAGGGCAAACAATCTTACCCACAGGCTTTATTCCTACTGGTGCAGCGGGGACAGTGAATGGGACAGCGACAGCATTAGGTGGGTTGTCTGGTGTCACCTACGATGCTGCTAAAAAGCAATTCTACGCCATCTCAGACGATCGCTCACAAAATGCTCCGGCGCGTTTCTATACGTTCATTACCGATGCTGCTGGAGTAACTTTTACTAGTGTCACCCCCATAAAAGACGCTAACGGCAACTTCTTTGCAATCAATAGCCTTGACCCAGAAGGTATCGCTTTAACTAACAAGAGTACAGTATTTATCTCCTCAGAGGGTGAAGCTAACCCTGGTGTAGGTAGGGTGACGAATCCCTTCATTAAAGAATTTTCCCTCACTACGGGACAAGAAGTGAGGTCTCTATCTGTACCCAAAAAATTCCTCCCAGTGGTAGTAGACACCAATGGTAACGGGATTGTGGATGCAGGGGACACCCAGACATCAGGGGTTCGCAATAACCTAGCCTTTGAAAGCCTCACCATCTCACCAGACCAAAAAACCTTATTCACCGCCACCGAAAACGCCCTATTCCAAGATGGGCCCATCGCCACCGCCACAACTGGTAGCCGTTCTCGCATTCTGCAATACAACTTGCTGAGTGGGCAGCCAGAGAAAGAATATCTATATATTACAGATACCACAGTACCGCCAAACCCAGTTACAGGGGCTAGTGATCATGGTTTGGTGGATTTGTTAGCCATTGATAATCGTGGCACCTTACTCGCCTTGGAACGTTCTTTCAGCGCGGGTGTAGGTAACACCATCAAAATCTATGAAGTGACTCTGCAAGGTGCAACGGATATCAGCGTCTATGATTCTCTGAGTAGTTTGAGTGCAACTCAATTAGCAGCGATCGCTCCAGCACAAAAGCGGCTATTGTTGAATCTTAATGACCTAAAACTCCCCACAGACACCAATCATCCGATTACTGGTTTAGACAACATCGAAGGTATCACCTTCGGCCCCAAACTGGCAGATGGTCGTCAGTCAATTGTGTTGGTGAGTGACAACAACTTTGGTGCAACTCAGTTTACTCAAATCTTGACATTGAGTGCAGATGTCATACCAACAGCTACACCCACAGTCGAAACCCGTCCGGATTTATTCGACGATCCAACCTTACCCACCAGCCAGCGCGCTGATGCTGATGACCCAGCTATCTATGTCAATGCTGACAACTCAGCTGATAGCTTAGTTTTCACCTCAGTCAAAAATGCCGGACTGCGGGTATATGATTTGGCGGGTAACTTGTTACAAGAAGTGAATCCGGGTGGGATTCGCTACAACAATATAGACCTGCAATATGGGTTTCAATTGGGTGGTGAGGCTATTGATATTGCCGTGGCGAGCGATCGCGGTAATGATAAACTAGCAATCTTCAAGATTAACCCCAATGGCAACGCTAACGGTAAATACCTCGAAGACATCACCGATAGCAGCATTGGTACCCTCTTCCAAAACCTACCCTTCACCTCCCCCTATTCCTCATCAGCGCGCAGTTCTTACGGACTAACCTTATACCGTAGCCCCAAAACCAATGATTACTACGTCTTTACTAGTCGCCGTCAAACCGGAGATGTCGCCCAGTTCAAACTGATTGACACAGGTAATGGCAAAATTGGGGCGGAACGAGTCAGAGAATTTACCATCCCCACAATTGAAGGACGTGACCCCCAAACAGAGGGGATGGTTGTAGACCAAGAAACAGGCTACCTCTACATCGGTCAAGAAAACGTCGGGATTTGGAAGTTTCAAGCCGAACCGAACGGCGGTCAAACAGGGAAACTGATTGATAAAGTTAAAGCTTTGGGAGGAGAACACCTCACCGATGACGTAGAAGGTTTGACCATTTACTACGGTAAAGATGGCACTGGCTACCTACTCGCATCCAGTCAAGGCGATAACACCTTTGTCGCCTACACCCGCGAAGGTACTAACCAATATTTGGGTAACTTTGGTGTTGGGAATAGTGGGTCAATTGACAGTGTACAAGAGTCAGATGGTGCGGATGTAATTAACGTCCCACTCGGTCCTAATTTCCCATTTGGTTTATTTGTCACCCAAGATGGTAATAATGACCCAGCTAAACTAGTTGATGGTGCAAATATCAACTCCAACTTCAAGTTTGTCCCTTGGGAAAACATCGCCAACACCTTCCCCACAGCGTTAAATATTGACACCACCAGTTACGACCCCCGCAATCCTGTTAACCGCACTAATCTAACTACCTACGAATTTCAAAACCTGCCCAAATTAGGCACAACCTCCAAAGGTCAAGATATCTTATTGGGTGGATTTTCTGGGTTGTACTTCCAAGGAATTGCACCCAACGGTAACTTAAAGTTTGTCACCAACACAGACCGCGGCCCTAACGGCGAACCCACTGGTGTCAACCGACCATTCTACCTACCCAACTTCCAACCAGAAATCGTCAGTTTTGAACTCAACAAGTCTACAGGTGAGATTACCATCACCAAGAGAACGGGACTATATCGCCAAGATGGTAAAACTCCCTTAACTGGACTACCCAATTTACAAGCTGGGGCTGGTGGTCTGGCTTACACTGATGAAGTTGCTGTTGATTTAGATAATAAACCCTTACCTAACGACCCTTTAGGTGCTGATTTAGAGGGGATTGTGGTTGCAGAAAACGGTGACTACTGGTTAGTGGATGAATACCGTCCCGCAATTTACCACTTTGATGTTAACGGTAAACTGCTTGACCGTTTCATCCCCAAAGGCACGGCCACTGCACCCAACCCAGACCAACCCGCAGGTACATTTGGGACTGAGGTATTACCAGAGGTTTATGCTTCCCGCCGCAATAACCGGGGATTTGAAGCCGTAGCTTTAGAAGGTAACAAACTCTACGCCTTTATTCAAAGTCCGATTGATAATCCAGATAATACTGGTGATACCACATCCAGAGCTTCCCGTAACCTGAGAATTCTGGAATTTGACATCATCACCAAACAGGTGACAGGCGAGTATTTATATCTGCTTGACGATATCACAGCCGCTGGTAACGCCAAAACAGACAAGTTAGGAGATGCAGTTTCTCTGGGGAATGGTAAATTTGCTGTTGTGGAACGCGATGACCTTGGCACTACCGCTTCCAACAAACTGATTTACCAGATTGATTTAGCCCAGGCGACTAACATTAACAACCCGGCTAACTTTACCTTGCCAGCGGGTAAGACTATTGAACAACTTTCTCCCGCAGAGTTAACTGCAGCCAACATTACTCCTGTCACTAAGAGTTTGATTGCGAATGCAGCCCAGTTTGGTTACACCGGGGTAGAGAAATTAGAAGGTCTAGCATTAGTAGCACCCAATACTCTGGCGTTGTTGAATGATAACGATTTCAACGTTACAGGAAATACACCGACAGAAAAACTTGGTCTTCTGGAACTACCCTATAACCTCACAGATGAACCCAAGCCTAAGACATCTCTCAACATCTTACTGGTGAATGATGATGGTTATCAGGCGAAAGGAATCAATATTCTCTACGACAAATTAGTCGCTGCTGGTTATAACGTCACGCTGATTGCACCGAAAACACAACAAAGTGGTCAAGGTACATCCATCAACGCCGATAAAATTTCCCAACCCCTGGAAATTGTCAACTATCAACCAAACAAATGGTATGTTGATGGCACTCCTGTTGTCGTAGCTACAGCCGCACTTGATTACATCCTGAAAAATAATCAACCAGATTTAGTCATCTCTGGGATTAATGAAGGAGAAAATCTCGGTTTAGAAGGTATCATTTCTGGAACTCTCAGCGCCGCCGTTTCCGCTTTAAATCAAGGTATCCCCTCCATCGCCGTCAGCGCCGGGATTAATTTAGCAGAAAGCAGCAGCAAATACCCCAGTACTGATAAAGCCTACGATGTTGGTGCTAATTATATCGTTGATTTGATTTCCCAACTAAAAGCAAAACAGGGTAGTAATTCTAGTCTGTTACCCAAGGGAATTGGTTTAAATGTCAATATCCCAGTCGGTCAAGAAATTACAGGCGTATCCTTCACACAGTTTGACGCTGCGACTAGTTTTGACCTCCAGTTCGGTCAGTTACCGCCAAACTTTGGGACTGGTCAAGGTTTATTATTTACTCAGAAAACTCTACCTGCAGGGACAACGCCGAATCCAGTATCGGAAGGGGAACAGTTTTTAACAGGTCACATAACTGTGACACCATTTGATGGTGATTGGGGCACACCCCAGGATCAACGTCAAGCAATCAATTCTCGTCTCAACACCCTGAAAACTCCTGGTTTAACTGACCCGATTAAGTCTGCAACCAAATCGTTAACTATTTTGTTGGTGAATGACGATGGTTATCAGGCGAAGGGAATTGACGTTATCTATAATGCACTAACGGCTGCAGGTCACAACGTGATCTTAGTCGCACCCAAAAATCAGCAAAGTGGTAAAGGTACAGCCATCAACACTGATAAAATCTTCCAGAATATCGAAGTTTCAGAATTTGATCCTGGTAAGAACAAGTGGTATGTGGATGGGACACCCGTTGTCACTACTTGGGCGGGACTGGATTACATCTTGCCAAATAAGGAAAATATTTCTAAGCCGGATTTGGTAATTTCTGGTATAAACGAAGGCGAAAATATCGGTTTAGATGGTATTTCTTCGGGTACACTGAGTGCGGCTGTAGCTGCATTGCAGAGTGGGATTCCGTCAATTGCTGTCAGCGCTGGTATTGATTTGGCTGAGTTGCAAAAAGGCGACAAATCCAGCACGGAGAAAGCTTACGAAATCGGTGCTAGGTTGGTTGTGGATGCCATCAACCAATTATTAGCAACCCAAGGTAACAATGCAGCTTTGTTACCCCAAGGCGTAGGGTTAAATATCAACATTCCCGCCTACAACCCAGCTAACCCCAAACTCAGCACTCTTGGCGGTGTAGCCATTACCAAGTTTGATCAGGGAAATAGCCTGGATATTAAGGTGGCTGAGATTAAACCTGGGGTTCCTGGTTTGACGATATCTGGTACACCTGTAATTACAGGCGATACAGAATCTGAAGGTGGTCAATTTGTCGCCCGGAATATCACCATTACCCCAATTGATGGTGATTGGAGTGCGATCGCAGCTAGTCGTCAACAAGTTGCTAATCAAGCTGGTGCTATTCCCGTAAATGCGATCGCTAGTGGTGACACTACCCAAGATTCTACCGTCCTCTGGGCACGGAGTATTTTCCCTGGAGCAGTTAAGTTTGAGTACTCGACTGATGCTAACTTCAGTGTAATTGCTGGTACAAAGAACGCCATTGTTACCAACATCAACGCCCCCGTCAAAGTTGCAGTTGAGGGATTGCAAGCAGGAACTGACTACTACTACCGCGTCACCGATGCAGCAGGTGCTACATCAATTGGTAGATTTAGTACAGCCGCTGCACCTGGAACTCAAGCGGGTTTAACGTTCGGTGTTTCTGGTGATTGGCGGGGAGAATTGGCACCCTATCCAGCTATTAGTAATGCTGATGAACGTAACCTAAAATTCTTCGTCGAATTTGGGGACACAATCTACGCAGATTATGCTTCTCCAGCGGTGAAAAACCCCGATGGTACAGAAAAAGACCAAGTCACAACTCTGGATGAATACCGCGCCAAACATGCGGAAGTCTACAGCCAGCGTTATGGTCAAAACACCTGGGGTGATTTACGGGCTGCTACTTCCATCTTGGCAACAATTGACGACCACGAAGTAGTCAACGACTTTGAGGGTGGTGAGGATTTAGCAAAAGCCTCAGCAGCCGATAAAGCTTTATATGGTGCGACTTCTGGCTTAGTCAATGACTCGCCTTTGTATGAAAACGGTCTCCAAGCCTTCCAGGAATACAACCCCATCCGTAACGATTTCTACAGTCAAACTGGTGATGCACGCACAGATGGCGAGCGCAAACTCTACCGCTATAATACTTACGGTGGTGATGCTGCAACTTTTGTTTTAGATGCGCGTTCCTTCCGTGATGCAGAGTTACCCGGTGTAGTCAACACCAACGATCTGGCGCAAGTCGGAGACTTCTTGGCTAAGTCTTTTAATCCTGCACGCACTTTGTTAGGGCGATCGCAAGTTGAAGATTTGAAGCGCGATTTGCTCCAATCAGAGAAGGACGGACAGACTTGGAAGTTCATTATGATTCCAGAACCAATCCAGAATTTAGGAGTGGTTGGTGCTTCTGACCGTTTTGAGGGTTACGCCGCTGAACGGACGGAAATTCTCAAGTTTATCGACGACAACAAAATTAGTAATGTTGTCTTTGTTTCCGCCGATATTCACGGCACATTAGTAAATAACCTCACCTACCAGTTAGCACCAGGTCAAGCACAAATTGCTACCAGTGCCTTTGAAATTACCACAGGTTCTGTGGCTTTTGATGCACCCTTTGGTCAAACAGTCGCAGAACTAGCTTCTGCTATTGGCTTGCTGACACCTGCACAACAGCAATTCTACAATGCGCTTCCCATCGCTAACGATACGGACAGTATAGTTAACGACAAAGATGATTTTATTAAGCAAATCGTCAACAGTGGTTTAAATCCCTTGGGTTACGATCCCGTCGGCTTAAACGATAACTTAGCACAAGCTAACGGGTTGATTAATGCCAAATTACTACAAGGGGATTACATCGCATCTCACACCTACGGCTGGACTGAGTTTAATATTGACCAACAAACTCAGAAGTTGACAGTCACCACCTATGGCGTGGATGCTTATACTCGTGAGGAATTAGCAGCTAATCCAAATGTAATTGCTAATCGTCAACCCCAAATTGTCAGCCAGTTTGAAGTTAACCCAACTCTCAAAACTACACCCATTCCCGAAATCTCCACAACGCTTGATTTGCGGAATGTCAAACAACCGCTAACAGCCGAATTTGTTGTCAACAGAGAAGCCGCTTACGACAACTTTGTCGGCTTCTATCAAGTAGTTGACAAAAATGGTGGTATAGACACCAACGGTGATGGTAAAGCTGACTTGCTTCCTGGACAGGCTGGTTATGTTCAAGCTGCAGTGCGTGGACGAATTCCAGGTATTGACCTAGTTGTCAACAACCTAAATACAGCAACTTACACTGGCATCTTTAAACCCGGCTCAATCTTCGCGCCATTCCTAATTGTAGATAATAAACCTGATGCCATTCTTGATACCAATCCCAACAATGATCCATCAGTTTATTTCCCATTCTTAGGAGCGAATTCTGATAAATCAGAGCATGTTCGCCTCTTAGAAAACAACTTCCTAGGTTTTGAGGATCTACCCTATGGTGGTGACAAAGACTTTAACGATATCACAGTCAAAATTAGTCTGAGTTTCACCTAG
- a CDS encoding PEP-CTERM sorting domain-containing protein, whose product MFTNFKHSLLTAGTFSLLSFGTFAVANPANAASLDLTTWQKIGDVTTTPSQAILKSGTGNTVVNDGGAGSISTFLGVSPAQLDNLAPSSIFGATQGSAIKNTFNANVGDILSFNWNFSTTDTDSAFVTINGAVTALTGSSPFSYTFNTAGSYLFGIGLVDVDDAVGVSQLLVSNAQFNNSAQVQPVPEPATMLGSLTALGFGAGMLKRFRKKEQV is encoded by the coding sequence ATGTTTACCAATTTCAAACATTCACTTCTCACCGCAGGTACTTTCAGCTTATTGAGTTTTGGTACTTTTGCAGTTGCTAACCCAGCTAATGCTGCTAGTCTTGACCTGACTACTTGGCAGAAAATTGGTGATGTCACGACAACACCAAGTCAAGCAATACTAAAGTCAGGTACTGGTAATACAGTCGTTAATGACGGTGGTGCTGGTAGTATCTCGACTTTTCTTGGTGTATCTCCTGCTCAACTCGATAATCTTGCTCCTAGTTCAATTTTTGGTGCTACACAAGGTTCTGCGATTAAGAACACTTTTAACGCTAATGTTGGCGATATTTTGAGCTTCAACTGGAACTTCTCGACCACCGACACAGACAGTGCCTTTGTCACAATTAACGGTGCTGTCACTGCTTTGACAGGCAGTTCTCCTTTTAGCTATACCTTCAACACGGCGGGTAGCTACCTCTTTGGTATCGGACTGGTCGATGTAGACGACGCTGTTGGTGTATCGCAATTGCTGGTGAGCAATGCTCAATTTAATAATAGCGCTCAAGTACAACCAGTACCAGAACCAGCAACGATGTTGGGTTCATTGACAGCATTAGGGTTTGGTGCTGGGATGTTAAAGCGGTTCCGGAAAAAAGAACAAGTATAA